The Echinicola rosea genome has a segment encoding these proteins:
- a CDS encoding LacI family DNA-binding transcriptional regulator, which yields MSGVNIKKLAEVLNLAPSTVSRALNDSYEISEKTKKRVQEVAKQMNYQPNPFARSLREHRSKTIAMIIPDLVNNFFAQVIEGVEEITQQFGYHLLVYHTHENLEKEKEIVTHLLNGRVDGIMMSVSHQTKETEHLLNVYEKRIPIIFFDRICETIPTTKFVTNGYESGYELTSHMINEGCKRIAFLLLSREISISQQRLRGYLDALKDHGIGEDEALVLKCENSDEENHRIIKNFLCSEAKPDGVLAAVEKLAISTYYVAHDLKLDIPNELKVACFSNMKIADLLNPSLTTVAQPTHEFGRQAASLLMNKLTKKNAPDFEDTVITLPSTLHIRKSSRLL from the coding sequence ATGAGTGGTGTTAATATAAAAAAACTGGCTGAAGTATTGAACTTGGCACCTTCTACGGTATCCAGGGCACTTAATGACAGCTATGAAATAAGCGAAAAAACGAAGAAAAGGGTGCAGGAAGTGGCCAAGCAAATGAATTATCAGCCAAATCCATTTGCACGTAGTCTGAGAGAGCACAGGAGCAAGACCATCGCCATGATCATACCGGACCTGGTCAATAATTTTTTTGCGCAGGTGATCGAAGGGGTAGAAGAAATCACCCAGCAGTTTGGCTATCACTTATTGGTGTACCATACGCATGAAAACCTGGAAAAAGAAAAAGAAATCGTCACGCATTTGCTCAATGGACGAGTAGATGGCATTATGATGTCGGTCTCGCACCAGACCAAAGAAACAGAACATTTGCTCAATGTTTATGAAAAACGTATTCCTATTATCTTCTTTGATCGAATTTGTGAAACGATCCCGACCACTAAGTTCGTGACCAATGGATATGAAAGTGGCTATGAACTGACCAGCCATATGATAAATGAGGGCTGTAAGCGGATCGCCTTTTTATTGCTGTCAAGGGAGATCTCCATTAGCCAGCAGCGCCTAAGGGGATATTTGGATGCCTTAAAAGACCATGGCATAGGAGAGGACGAGGCACTGGTCCTGAAGTGTGAGAATTCTGATGAGGAAAACCACCGTATCATTAAGAATTTCTTGTGCAGCGAAGCTAAGCCGGATGGGGTTTTGGCAGCAGTGGAAAAATTGGCCATTAGCACTTACTATGTGGCCCATGATTTGAAGTTGGATATTCCCAATGAGCTGAAAGTCGCTTGTTTTTCGAACATGAAAATAGCTGATCTCTTAAATCCAAGCCTTACCACGGTAGCACAGCCCACGCATGAGTTTGGGAGACAGGCAGCTAGCTTACTGATGAATAAGCTGACCAAAAAAAATGCTCCGGATTTTGAGGATACGGTGATTACTTTGCCTTCCACGCTGCACATCAGAAAATCATCTCGGTTACTGTAA
- a CDS encoding RagB/SusD family nutrient uptake outer membrane protein, producing MRINRYKNKLSQVLLACTLGFGITALPACDGVLDEEVISNIGDDYLNTPSGLRDGINAAYSTFRSFYGTERGNNFTIFGTDTYTNGADGSWKFMNQYTSQFDSRTGHVREVWSLFYEGINTCNAVIARAPEVTGIDEALMAQYIAEAKFIRAHHYFLLTQHFGGVDLQLSETVLPTNEVNRSTVAEMYAAIIADLEAAMPDLESTMRASDYGRATRAAAEHLLGLVYLTKGYSEAAEGSDFANAESYFQNVIDDYGFRLLPDFGDVYAFGNEINDEVIFSIQYTRDPLTNGGGNNTHLYFLMEYDVQPGMQRDVANGRPWKRYRPTDYTLNEVFVNRDVDARYQKSFKDVFYSNSPGDYNTTFDLSKNTVSFAEGDTAIYIPGYEIPETERASKPYQILTPSMYTDKLYPTLNKHLDPGRQDKTQAAGGRDYIAFRLADTYLMLAEAQFQQGNIDNAVENINAIRRRAAWPGMEADMEITAAELDLEFIMDERARELLGEQKRWMDLVRWGVLVERVKLHNTAGAPNIKDTHILRPIPQDQIDRVAGGNDAFPQNPGY from the coding sequence ATGCGAATCAATAGATATAAAAACAAACTGTCCCAAGTTCTTCTGGCATGCACTTTAGGATTTGGAATTACCGCACTGCCTGCTTGCGATGGAGTCCTCGATGAGGAGGTAATTTCCAACATCGGCGATGACTATTTGAACACTCCAAGTGGTCTCCGTGATGGAATCAATGCCGCCTATAGCACCTTCCGGTCATTTTATGGTACCGAAAGAGGTAACAACTTCACCATATTCGGAACAGATACCTATACCAATGGAGCCGATGGCAGTTGGAAATTCATGAACCAATACACTTCTCAATTTGACTCCAGAACCGGACATGTTCGAGAAGTTTGGAGTCTTTTTTACGAAGGTATCAATACCTGTAACGCGGTGATCGCCCGTGCACCAGAAGTGACCGGAATAGATGAAGCGTTAATGGCTCAGTACATCGCAGAAGCCAAGTTTATACGTGCCCATCATTATTTCCTCTTGACGCAGCACTTTGGTGGCGTGGACCTGCAGCTGTCAGAAACCGTCCTGCCCACCAATGAGGTAAACAGGTCCACGGTAGCCGAAATGTACGCAGCCATCATCGCAGATTTGGAAGCTGCTATGCCCGACTTGGAGAGCACTATGCGAGCCTCCGATTACGGAAGGGCTACCCGAGCAGCTGCGGAGCATTTATTGGGATTGGTCTATTTGACCAAAGGCTACTCGGAGGCAGCTGAAGGAAGTGATTTTGCCAATGCGGAGTCCTATTTTCAGAACGTAATCGACGATTATGGTTTTCGATTGCTCCCTGATTTTGGTGACGTTTATGCGTTTGGCAATGAAATCAATGATGAGGTCATCTTCAGCATACAATACACCCGTGATCCACTTACCAATGGGGGCGGAAACAATACACACCTTTATTTCTTAATGGAATATGATGTCCAACCAGGAATGCAAAGGGACGTCGCCAACGGCAGGCCATGGAAACGGTATCGTCCTACGGATTACACCCTGAATGAAGTCTTTGTAAACCGAGATGTGGATGCCCGGTATCAAAAATCCTTCAAAGATGTTTTTTACAGCAATAGTCCAGGAGACTACAATACGACTTTTGACCTCAGCAAAAATACGGTTTCATTTGCGGAGGGTGATACAGCGATCTATATACCGGGTTATGAAATCCCGGAAACTGAAAGAGCATCCAAACCCTATCAAATACTGACCCCTAGCATGTACACGGATAAGCTATATCCGACCCTTAACAAGCACTTGGATCCGGGCAGACAGGATAAGACCCAAGCAGCCGGTGGCAGGGATTATATCGCTTTCAGGCTGGCAGATACTTACCTGATGCTAGCAGAAGCGCAATTTCAGCAAGGCAACATCGATAATGCCGTTGAAAACATAAACGCCATCAGAAGAAGGGCCGCTTGGCCGGGAATGGAAGCTGATATGGAAATCACTGCTGCTGAACTGGACCTTGAATTCATCATGGACGAACGTGCAAGAGAACTTTTGGGCGAGCAAAAAAGATGGATGGACTTGGTAAGGTGGGGCGTGTTAGTGGAAAGGGTCAAGCTACACAATACCGCTGGTGCTCCAAACATTAAAGACACCCATATCTTAAGGCCGATTCCTCAGGATCAAATAGACAGAGTCGCCGGAGGCAATGATGCCTTCCCGCAAAATCCAGGGTACTAA
- a CDS encoding SusC/RagA family TonB-linked outer membrane protein, with protein MQSKNYLSLGIVLFLLLFSGPLLGQNTQVTGTITDENDMPIPGAAVLIKGSSTGTAADIDGNYTIMASEGQVLQFSFIGYKTTEITLGTQTTIDVKLDPDVSDLEEVVVVGYGSVKKSQLTGAISSVGAKEITDQPITDARQALQGRSSGVDVTSPGSKPGAAPQVRIRGRRSFNASNEPLYVVDGIPIAGGINDINPNDITSMEILKDASATAIYGSRGANGVVLVTTKRGTTGKTVVSLDSYYGFNKSLGNIEVFNGPEFAEYKRESRRTTGDYPEGPSTAEADEALFEPVELEGIAAGRTTDYVGALTRTGAIQSHQVSVSGGSEKTQFFVSGGFFQDKGVVINQDYTRYNFRANIDHKINDKIRFGTSTLVSYSERNGENFNPIGGAMQENPLGKPYDEDGNLIFLPTSDGLRTNPLAEIVPGANIDLTKRYRIFNSIYAEWKIIDGLTYRVNFGPDITIDRNGRFTGSQTNSRRGGDPTGSVNEDFRFNYTLENIITYDRTFGEDHEFKFTGLQSFQKDNLEETSLNVQGIPAESQSYNRLGDASQITGANTNLVQWTLLSFMGRLNYNYKGKYLVTGTLRADGSSKFGENNKFAYFPSVALGWNVSDEPFFKANNTFDQLKLRVSYGSIGNQAIDPYQTQALLGRSTYAYDNNPAFGYGPNTIGNPNLRWETSTTLNAGLDFSLIAGRIGGSFEYYVTTTKDLLAPQPLPYSIGFSGYTTNVGKTQNRGIELTVNSVNIDNTNFTWTTDLIFNRNREEILELPNGDDISAGRFVGEALTVFYDYKKIGIWQTDQADLAESYEDNVGEIRVEDINNDGQINADDRQILGSAVPDFVLGMTNRFSYKNFDLSFFIYGRFGSMIRSRFHDQFNSLFGRYNNLAVNYWTPDNPTNDFPRPNQNQESPKYASSMSYFDGSFIKIRNINLGYNFSDKIASKLGMTSLRIYSSIQQPFIFAKYRSKYKGIDPEVYLDGDQGVGAGEVNANISPAVTSFTFGINAKF; from the coding sequence ATGCAAAGCAAAAATTACCTATCATTAGGAATAGTACTGTTCCTATTGCTGTTTTCTGGTCCATTGCTCGGGCAAAATACCCAGGTCACAGGCACCATCACGGATGAAAATGACATGCCCATCCCTGGAGCTGCAGTCCTTATCAAAGGATCCAGTACAGGGACCGCCGCTGACATCGATGGCAACTACACCATCATGGCCAGTGAAGGCCAGGTCCTACAATTTTCCTTTATTGGATATAAGACTACCGAGATTACCCTTGGCACCCAAACGACCATCGATGTGAAGTTGGATCCGGACGTTTCTGACCTTGAGGAAGTGGTAGTCGTGGGCTATGGTTCGGTAAAAAAGAGCCAACTCACTGGAGCCATCTCCTCGGTAGGTGCCAAAGAAATCACTGACCAACCCATTACCGATGCCCGCCAAGCCCTTCAAGGCCGTTCTTCGGGGGTGGATGTGACTTCCCCAGGCAGTAAGCCTGGCGCAGCACCACAAGTACGGATCCGTGGTAGGAGATCGTTCAATGCAAGTAACGAACCTTTATACGTAGTAGATGGAATTCCCATCGCTGGAGGAATCAATGACATTAACCCTAACGACATTACCTCCATGGAAATCCTCAAGGACGCTTCCGCTACGGCCATCTACGGATCCAGAGGTGCCAACGGCGTGGTATTAGTCACCACCAAACGGGGTACCACGGGCAAAACGGTCGTTTCTTTGGACTCATACTATGGATTCAACAAATCATTGGGAAACATTGAGGTTTTCAATGGACCTGAATTTGCCGAATACAAAAGAGAATCCAGAAGGACAACTGGCGATTATCCTGAAGGCCCTTCCACTGCGGAAGCGGACGAAGCATTATTTGAACCAGTAGAACTGGAGGGAATCGCAGCTGGGAGAACGACCGATTATGTCGGTGCCCTTACCCGCACTGGGGCCATCCAAAGCCACCAGGTATCCGTATCAGGAGGAAGTGAAAAAACTCAGTTTTTCGTCTCCGGAGGTTTTTTCCAAGACAAAGGTGTCGTGATCAACCAAGATTATACACGATATAACTTCCGTGCCAACATAGATCACAAGATCAATGATAAGATCCGTTTTGGGACGTCCACACTGGTCTCCTACAGCGAACGAAATGGAGAGAATTTTAACCCTATCGGTGGTGCCATGCAGGAAAATCCACTCGGTAAACCGTATGACGAAGACGGAAATCTTATTTTCCTTCCCACTTCAGATGGGCTCAGGACCAATCCTTTGGCTGAGATTGTTCCAGGGGCTAATATTGACCTGACCAAAAGGTACAGAATTTTTAACAGCATCTACGCAGAATGGAAAATCATCGACGGGCTGACCTACCGGGTTAATTTCGGTCCGGACATCACCATTGACAGAAACGGACGTTTCACTGGCTCCCAGACCAATTCCAGAAGAGGCGGAGATCCTACAGGAAGTGTAAACGAAGATTTCAGGTTCAACTATACCTTGGAAAATATCATTACTTATGACCGTACTTTTGGAGAAGACCATGAATTTAAATTTACCGGACTACAATCCTTCCAAAAGGACAACCTTGAAGAGACGTCTTTGAACGTTCAGGGCATTCCGGCAGAATCCCAAAGCTACAACAGACTGGGAGATGCCAGTCAAATCACTGGAGCCAATACCAATTTGGTGCAGTGGACCTTGCTCTCCTTTATGGGCAGGTTAAACTACAATTATAAAGGAAAATACCTGGTGACCGGTACTTTAAGGGCCGATGGTTCTTCCAAGTTTGGAGAGAACAATAAATTTGCCTATTTCCCCTCTGTGGCATTGGGGTGGAATGTCAGTGATGAGCCATTCTTCAAGGCTAACAACACCTTTGACCAGCTGAAGCTAAGGGTTAGTTATGGTTCTATCGGTAATCAGGCCATTGATCCTTATCAGACTCAAGCCCTACTGGGCAGAAGCACCTATGCCTATGATAACAATCCGGCTTTTGGATATGGGCCAAACACCATTGGCAATCCCAACCTACGCTGGGAAACGTCCACCACGCTAAACGCCGGGTTGGACTTTTCGCTGATTGCCGGAAGGATCGGTGGTAGTTTTGAATATTACGTTACCACCACAAAGGATCTCCTCGCCCCACAGCCTCTACCCTATTCCATTGGCTTTAGCGGCTATACCACCAATGTAGGCAAGACCCAAAACCGTGGAATCGAACTGACCGTAAACAGCGTCAACATAGACAACACCAATTTCACTTGGACCACGGACCTGATTTTTAATAGAAACAGGGAAGAAATCCTGGAACTTCCAAATGGAGACGATATCTCGGCAGGTCGTTTTGTAGGAGAAGCCCTGACCGTCTTTTATGATTATAAAAAAATAGGTATATGGCAGACGGACCAAGCCGACCTCGCGGAATCCTATGAGGACAATGTGGGCGAAATTAGGGTAGAAGACATCAACAACGATGGCCAAATCAATGCGGATGACCGTCAAATCCTCGGTTCCGCAGTACCTGATTTCGTTTTGGGCATGACCAATAGGTTCTCTTACAAAAACTTTGACCTATCGTTTTTTATCTATGGAAGGTTTGGATCTATGATCAGAAGCCGATTCCATGATCAGTTTAACAGCCTGTTTGGGAGATACAACAACTTAGCGGTAAATTACTGGACACCCGATAATCCGACAAACGATTTCCCAAGACCAAACCAAAACCAGGAAAGCCCCAAATATGCCAGTTCGATGTCATACTTTGATGGCTCCTTTATCAAAATCAGAAACATTAATTTAGGTTACAATTTCTCTGATAAAATTGCTTCCAAATTGGGCATGACCAGCCTAAGGATCTATTCCAGCATCCAGCAGCCGTTTATTTTTGCCAAGTATAGGAGCAAATACAAAGGAATTGATCCAGAGGTGTACCTAGATGGCGACCAGGGAGTCGGTGCAGGAGAGGTAAATGCCAACATCTCACCGGCGGTTACGTCGTTCACTTTTGGCATCAATGCTAAATTTTAA
- a CDS encoding MFS transporter translates to MATAIKYIDRNVLSFTMIDEGFRREMLNVPESSPLTADLIGRFKVLMGYVDASFKFAYAIGFVLMGYFIDRVLVKKGYSIAIAIWSFAGIATAFVSSFRGLSITRFVFGFGESANFPAAIKTIAEWFPKKERSFATGIYNAGANVGIMATALIVPALIIHLGWRWSFLCTGVLGVMLLVCWRLIYRPLASHPQVSAEEQQYIESDHAPASNNTKVPWKNLLKTRGAWAIALGKFFTDPIWWFYLTWLPDFFNSNEALETKLDLTGLALPFIVIYFTSDLGSVFFGWLSGKFISMGWTVNKSRKVTLLLCALLVVPLIFAAKVANVHLAMVLVAIAAAAHQGWSANLFTLSSDIFPKRVVGSVVGLAGMVGGIGGTIFAAFAGIILVNWGYFPIFMMASASYLIALLIIHLLVPRIG, encoded by the coding sequence ATGGCTACCGCAATCAAATATATTGACAGAAATGTGCTTTCATTTACCATGATCGATGAGGGATTCAGAAGGGAGATGTTAAATGTTCCTGAGTCATCACCGCTTACTGCCGATCTGATTGGGAGATTTAAGGTCCTGATGGGCTATGTGGATGCCAGTTTTAAATTTGCTTATGCCATTGGATTTGTGCTGATGGGTTATTTTATCGACCGGGTATTGGTCAAAAAAGGCTATAGTATTGCCATAGCCATTTGGAGCTTTGCGGGTATTGCTACGGCTTTTGTGAGCAGTTTTAGAGGGCTTAGCATTACCCGGTTTGTTTTTGGATTTGGGGAATCGGCCAATTTTCCCGCAGCCATAAAAACCATAGCAGAGTGGTTTCCGAAAAAAGAACGTTCCTTTGCCACTGGAATCTATAATGCTGGTGCCAATGTAGGGATCATGGCCACTGCGCTCATCGTACCTGCTTTGATTATCCATTTGGGATGGCGGTGGTCGTTTTTGTGTACTGGTGTTTTAGGGGTGATGTTGCTAGTTTGTTGGCGGCTGATTTATAGACCTCTTGCCTCGCATCCACAAGTAAGTGCAGAGGAGCAACAATATATCGAATCTGATCATGCACCAGCTTCCAATAATACCAAGGTGCCGTGGAAAAATCTCCTGAAGACAAGGGGGGCGTGGGCAATTGCATTGGGAAAGTTTTTCACAGATCCCATTTGGTGGTTTTATCTTACCTGGCTACCTGATTTTTTTAATAGCAATGAAGCACTCGAAACCAAATTGGATTTAACAGGATTGGCACTTCCCTTTATCGTGATCTATTTTACTTCTGATTTGGGAAGTGTTTTTTTTGGTTGGCTTTCGGGAAAATTTATCAGTATGGGGTGGACGGTGAATAAAAGCCGGAAAGTGACACTGTTGCTTTGTGCCCTGTTGGTAGTACCCTTGATTTTTGCCGCTAAGGTAGCCAATGTTCACCTGGCAATGGTATTGGTGGCGATCGCTGCGGCAGCCCACCAAGGCTGGTCTGCTAATTTGTTTACCCTTTCTTCCGATATTTTCCCCAAACGAGTGGTCGGGTCTGTAGTCGGATTGGCGGGGATGGTCGGAGGGATCGGAGGGACGATCTTTGCCGCTTTTGCAGGAATCATTCTGGTGAATTGGGGCTATTTTCCCATCTTTATGATGGCTTCGGCGTCTTATTTGATCGCGTTGCTGATTATTCACCTCCTCGTTCCAAGGATTGGGTGA